One part of the Bacillus sp. FJAT-45350 genome encodes these proteins:
- a CDS encoding flavin reductase family protein: protein MKKIDARSLTRAENYKLLIGSVVPRPIAFVTSQNRDGIINGAPFSFFNIVTAEPPLISISVGRKPTGEKKDTSANIDELKEFVVHIVDETNVNGINQSSANYPSGKSEIEDIGFTQIPSEVVGVPSIKESKLRLECKLHQTIPLGGTEDDPRTDLIIGEVVYYHIADECIVNGEIDTDLLNPLSRLGKTEYGGIGRTFSLPRPKYEE, encoded by the coding sequence ATGAAGAAGATAGATGCTCGTTCTTTAACTAGAGCTGAAAATTATAAACTGTTAATAGGAAGTGTTGTACCAAGGCCAATTGCATTTGTTACATCCCAAAATAGGGACGGGATTATAAATGGTGCCCCATTCAGCTTTTTTAACATCGTCACAGCTGAACCGCCTTTGATTAGCATATCAGTCGGAAGAAAACCAACAGGTGAAAAGAAGGATACATCCGCAAATATTGATGAGCTAAAAGAATTTGTCGTACATATCGTAGATGAAACCAATGTAAATGGTATTAATCAATCGTCAGCCAATTACCCGTCAGGTAAAAGTGAAATAGAGGATATTGGATTTACCCAAATTCCGAGTGAGGTTGTTGGGGTACCTTCCATTAAGGAATCAAAGCTACGATTAGAATGCAAACTACATCAAACAATTCCGTTAGGTGGTACAGAAGATGATCCACGAACAGATTTAATTATTGGTGAGGTCGTTTATTATCATATTGCTGATGAATGTATTGTTAATGGTGAAATTGATACTGACTTATTAAATCCATTAAGTAGACTGGGGAAAACAGAATACGGAGGTATTGGTCGTACGTTTTCTTTGCCACGACCGAAGTATGAGGAGTAG